The following are from one region of the Methanobacterium veterum genome:
- a CDS encoding threonine/serine exporter family protein produces the protein MGENNELKSVKNAVGTKDGRSIHGMFEFLTELGKALIAAGISVTAVQSILEDITEAYNVKAEIIVFPTLLIIKLGDEESAPITAANQLPGSLPLHQVSELYELIYKAEKAEISPLEGKKRIREILSQKHRFGPAGVFIGYILFAIGLGLLLQPTPQQLIASGGAGAIVGLLLILGKNRPRLGLILPVVAALLVSIFIFWGIKQGLIVGSIAVLIPALAYFLPGATFTTGMFELASGNIISGSSRVIYGVAVLFLLLFGVLMGMQIIGLPQEEVIATVPFNICQGWISFFGVLIFAVGMYFFMSIRNRDLPWILLVLYIAFFGQQFGNYFIGGFSGAFLGSLLMTISGTLIGRSPIRTPSFVSILPAFWILVPGSIGFISIASLVGQNYFSAVNNLTAVVMTVVAISLGLLVGAAIVEPLKLGKIKPKSL, from the coding sequence ATGGGCGAAAATAACGAATTAAAATCAGTTAAAAATGCCGTGGGCACCAAAGACGGCAGATCCATACATGGAATGTTCGAATTTTTAACTGAGCTAGGCAAGGCTTTAATAGCAGCAGGGATTTCAGTAACAGCAGTGCAGTCAATTTTAGAGGATATTACAGAAGCATACAATGTTAAAGCCGAAATAATTGTTTTTCCTACCCTTTTAATTATAAAATTAGGTGATGAAGAATCAGCCCCCATAACTGCAGCTAATCAATTACCTGGTTCATTACCATTGCACCAGGTTTCAGAACTTTATGAACTGATATACAAGGCTGAAAAAGCCGAAATATCTCCACTTGAAGGGAAAAAACGTATTCGAGAGATACTTTCGCAAAAACACCGTTTTGGCCCAGCAGGCGTATTTATAGGTTATATTTTATTTGCCATAGGCTTAGGACTGCTTTTACAGCCTACACCACAGCAGTTAATTGCATCTGGAGGTGCGGGGGCAATTGTTGGGCTGCTGCTAATTTTAGGCAAAAATCGACCGCGTTTAGGGCTTATATTACCAGTAGTTGCTGCGCTGCTTGTTTCAATTTTTATATTCTGGGGAATTAAGCAGGGATTAATAGTAGGATCTATTGCAGTGCTGATTCCTGCCCTGGCCTATTTTTTACCGGGAGCCACATTTACAACAGGGATGTTTGAACTCGCATCAGGAAATATAATCTCCGGCTCAAGCAGAGTTATTTATGGAGTAGCAGTTCTATTCCTGCTTCTTTTTGGAGTTTTAATGGGAATGCAGATAATAGGCTTGCCTCAAGAAGAAGTTATAGCCACCGTCCCATTCAACATATGTCAGGGGTGGATATCATTCTTTGGAGTCCTGATTTTTGCCGTTGGAATGTACTTTTTCATGTCCATACGTAATAGAGACCTGCCGTGGATACTGCTGGTCCTATACATAGCTTTCTTTGGACAGCAGTTTGGAAACTATTTTATTGGCGGATTTTCAGGGGCTTTCTTAGGTTCACTTCTTATGACAATCAGCGGAACTCTTATAGGGCGCTCACCAATTAGAACTCCCAGCTTTGTATCGATACTGCCTGCTTTCTGGATTTTAGTGCCGGGTTCCATAGGTTTTATCAGTATAGCATCACTTGTAGGTCAAAATTACTTTTCGGCCGTTAACAACCTTACAGCAGTTGTAATGACCGTTGTTGCTATTTCACTGGGGTTACTGGTAGGGGCAGCCATTGTTGAGCCTTTAAAATTAGGGAAAATTAAACCTAAATCACTGTAA
- the hemB gene encoding porphobilinogen synthase: protein MQFPITRMRRLRKTPQIRNILSETKLNPEDFIYPMYFKEDLKDNEKEHIDTMPGQYRYSLDAGIEEAKKLEELGLSSVLIFGIPEKKDDKGSSAYEKDGIVQRAVRRLKEETDLIVITDVCMCQYTSHGHCGIILKDEIVNDETLEYLSKIALSHAEAGADMVAPSDMMDGRVDAIRETLDANGYDDALIMSYAAKYASAFYAPFREAVSSAPSFGDRKTYQMNPANIDEALREAELDMVEGADILMVKPAIAYLDVIKTIKEEFKMPTAAYQVSGEYSMIKAGMEAGYITEEIIYESLLSIKRAGADLIISHFAPDFLKGKI from the coding sequence ATGCAATTTCCAATTACAAGAATGCGAAGACTGAGAAAAACACCTCAGATAAGGAATATTTTAAGTGAGACAAAACTGAACCCTGAAGATTTTATTTATCCAATGTATTTTAAAGAAGATTTAAAAGATAACGAAAAAGAGCACATTGACACCATGCCTGGCCAGTACAGATATTCACTGGATGCAGGTATTGAAGAGGCAAAAAAACTGGAAGAATTGGGTTTATCATCAGTTCTTATCTTTGGAATACCTGAAAAAAAGGATGATAAAGGGTCATCAGCTTACGAGAAAGATGGAATTGTTCAAAGGGCGGTCCGCAGGTTAAAGGAAGAGACAGATTTAATAGTTATAACTGATGTATGCATGTGCCAGTACACTTCCCATGGGCACTGTGGAATAATCCTGAAGGATGAAATAGTAAATGATGAGACCCTGGAGTATTTATCTAAAATTGCTTTAAGTCATGCTGAAGCAGGTGCTGACATGGTGGCCCCTTCTGATATGATGGACGGCAGGGTCGATGCTATAAGGGAGACTCTTGATGCAAACGGCTATGATGATGCACTTATAATGTCTTACGCTGCAAAATATGCTTCTGCATTTTATGCGCCGTTTAGGGAAGCTGTAAGTTCTGCACCATCTTTTGGTGATAGAAAAACCTATCAAATGAACCCTGCAAACATTGATGAGGCTTTAAGGGAAGCAGAACTTGATATGGTTGAAGGTGCAGATATATTAATGGTTAAACCAGCTATAGCTTATCTTGATGTAATAAAAACCATTAAAGAAGAGTTTAAAATGCCGACTGCTGCTTACCAGGTAAGCGGTGAATATTCAATGATTAAAGCAGGTATGGAAGCAGGATATATTACTGAAGAGATTATATATGAATCATTACTATCTATTAAACGTGCAGGGGCAGATCTTATCATTTCTCATTTTGCACCTGACTTTTTAAAGGGTAAAATATAA
- a CDS encoding triphosphoribosyl-dephospho-CoA synthase — MDSELIGKIAQIASVLEVSGHPKPGNVHRTQDFDDMVFEDFLISGVVIGSLMKKAAEIGNRYQNDDSLHKIKLGKIIKEAVIETDRWIGNNTNLGIVLLLTPLSASAGMSNDLNDLRKNVGRIMEATTSQDAINLYDAINLADAGGMGEQEELDVADAEARDKIIDEDISMYKVLQMSSKWDLLSYELTNRMPVTFGIGFPTFRTTKMEYGINKATVQTFLTILSKKPDTLISRKYGDDMAKLVSADADSVLQSGGILNPQGELLLRELDKQLMRNKLNPGTTADITAASIMVAYLDEFGF; from the coding sequence ATGGATTCAGAGTTAATCGGAAAAATAGCACAGATTGCATCAGTTCTTGAAGTCAGCGGCCACCCAAAACCAGGAAATGTCCACCGTACACAGGACTTTGATGACATGGTCTTTGAAGATTTCCTGATAAGCGGTGTAGTTATTGGGAGTTTAATGAAAAAGGCCGCTGAAATTGGAAATAGATATCAGAATGATGATTCTTTACATAAAATTAAATTGGGGAAAATTATAAAGGAAGCTGTAATTGAAACTGATCGCTGGATTGGGAACAATACCAATTTGGGAATAGTTCTACTTTTAACTCCATTATCTGCATCTGCAGGGATGAGTAATGATTTAAATGATTTAAGAAAAAATGTGGGAAGAATAATGGAAGCAACAACTTCTCAAGATGCTATAAATTTATATGATGCCATAAATCTTGCAGATGCCGGTGGAATGGGCGAACAGGAAGAACTGGATGTTGCAGATGCAGAAGCGCGCGATAAAATTATAGATGAAGATATAAGCATGTACAAGGTGCTTCAAATGTCATCTAAATGGGACTTATTATCCTATGAACTTACAAATAGGATGCCTGTGACATTTGGAATTGGTTTTCCTACATTTAGAACCACTAAAATGGAGTATGGGATAAATAAAGCAACAGTTCAGACATTCCTTACTATTTTGTCCAAAAAACCAGATACCTTAATTTCAAGAAAATACGGTGATGATATGGCAAAATTAGTATCTGCAGATGCAGATTCAGTACTTCAAAGCGGGGGAATATTGAATCCTCAAGGGGAACTTTTACTCCGGGAATTAGATAAGCAGCTTATGAGAAATAAGCTTAATCCTGGAACTACTGCAGATATAACCGCTGCTTCTATAATGGTTGCATATCTGGATGAATTTGGATTTTAA
- the pheS gene encoding phenylalanine--tRNA ligase subunit alpha, whose amino-acid sequence MLQNIIDELHIYEKKVLKGLESLDYESAPEKIAETQDLNIKSVMSAAGSLESKGLIEVQKDVDEIISLSDTGKEYAEEGLPERKILRVLNEEGSIPMKDIGSKADLDSSEVKVAIGWLRKKKWAVIDKGTVKITEEGKEAVSKEYTDEMLLDKLLDANKMLLFNPTQLIKEGFDLLRKRKGIIHVKKEPKYNLKVTEKGKELLAIGIEIREEATQLTHEQLKTGSWKNLKFRGYDVHAEYPEFFPGKMHPLQRTIEDIRQIFLKMGFTESKGSILESAFWNFDCLFQPQDHAAREMQDTFYIKEPRTVNLPSNELVENVRRAHENGGMTGSEGWGYSWDVDVAKQSVLRTHTTCLSTRYLAEHEPPLKMFSVGRVFRRETITYKHLPEFHQVEGIVAAEDLTFKNLLGYLKEFYRKLGFKARFRPAYFPYTYLSVESEIYLPDKKTWIELGGSGMFRPEVLEPLGVETPVAAFGIGIERLAMLRLGIKDIRMLYKSDIGWLRDLPVILD is encoded by the coding sequence ATGCTTCAAAATATCATTGATGAATTACATATATATGAAAAAAAGGTTTTAAAGGGATTAGAATCATTAGATTATGAATCTGCACCTGAAAAGATAGCTGAAACTCAAGATTTAAATATTAAATCTGTGATGAGTGCAGCTGGTTCTTTAGAATCTAAAGGGCTTATAGAAGTACAGAAAGATGTTGATGAAATAATCAGTTTAAGCGACACTGGAAAAGAATACGCTGAAGAAGGTTTACCTGAGAGAAAAATACTGAGGGTCTTAAATGAGGAAGGGTCTATTCCTATGAAGGATATAGGCAGTAAGGCTGATTTAGATTCTTCTGAAGTTAAAGTGGCTATAGGATGGCTGCGTAAAAAGAAATGGGCCGTAATTGACAAAGGAACTGTGAAAATAACTGAAGAAGGAAAAGAAGCAGTATCTAAGGAATATACCGATGAAATGCTGCTGGATAAACTTTTAGATGCAAACAAAATGCTCCTTTTCAACCCTACTCAGTTGATTAAAGAAGGGTTTGACCTTTTAAGGAAAAGAAAAGGGATAATTCATGTAAAAAAAGAGCCCAAGTACAACTTAAAAGTAACAGAAAAAGGAAAGGAACTCCTTGCTATAGGAATAGAAATCAGGGAAGAGGCAACCCAGTTAACCCATGAGCAGTTAAAAACAGGGTCATGGAAAAACCTGAAATTTAGAGGTTACGATGTCCACGCAGAATATCCTGAATTTTTCCCTGGAAAGATGCATCCTCTACAGAGAACAATTGAAGATATAAGGCAAATATTCCTTAAAATGGGATTTACAGAATCCAAGGGTTCAATTTTAGAATCAGCATTTTGGAACTTTGACTGCCTGTTCCAGCCTCAAGATCACGCAGCACGTGAAATGCAGGACACTTTTTATATCAAAGAGCCGAGAACTGTAAATCTCCCCTCAAATGAACTTGTAGAAAATGTTCGCAGGGCCCATGAAAATGGTGGAATGACAGGTTCTGAAGGATGGGGCTATTCATGGGATGTTGATGTCGCAAAACAGTCAGTGCTCAGGACCCACACAACATGTTTATCTACAAGATATTTAGCAGAACACGAACCCCCTCTCAAGATGTTTTCAGTTGGAAGGGTCTTTAGAAGAGAAACTATAACCTATAAACACCTTCCTGAGTTTCACCAGGTTGAAGGAATTGTAGCTGCAGAAGATCTTACCTTTAAAAACTTACTTGGTTATTTAAAGGAATTTTACCGTAAATTAGGATTTAAAGCCAGGTTCAGGCCTGCATATTTTCCTTACACATATCTATCGGTTGAGTCTGAGATTTACCTTCCAGATAAAAAGACATGGATAGAACTGGGAGGATCGGGAATGTTCCGTCCAGAAGTTTTAGAACCTCTGGGAGTTGAAACACCTGTTGCAGCATTTGGTATCGGGATCGAAAGGCTTGCAATGTTAAGGCTTGGCATTAAAGATATAAGAATGCTTTATAAGAGTGATATCGGCTGGTTAAGAGATTTACCAGTTATACTGGATTAA
- a CDS encoding SemiSWEET family transporter → MDIQTIGLIASIITIIMFISPVDQIRDIIKDKTSHGVSPIIYGMMIINGICWVTYGFGINNSFIIVPNAVGAVLGAATLFIIYKYRSHKE, encoded by the coding sequence ATGGACATACAGACAATAGGGCTAATTGCAAGCATTATTACCATAATAATGTTTATAAGCCCAGTTGACCAGATTAGAGATATTATAAAAGATAAAACATCCCATGGAGTTTCTCCAATCATATATGGAATGATGATAATAAACGGCATATGCTGGGTTACTTATGGCTTTGGAATAAACAATTCATTTATCATAGTTCCAAACGCAGTAGGAGCTGTTCTAGGAGCTGCAACACTATTTATAATATATAAATACCGATCTCATAAAGAATAA
- a CDS encoding ATP-binding protein, whose amino-acid sequence MNYYHDDLMEQIFEILKQPKCIEDLKLSEGFVKNLILKIISSYGTIKTSRMNEITGIHWDILEKNLRDLEEDGFCAPTGGGFLFSSVEYTVTKKGHEKARRALEENPYIGMAPVSYDDYYSMMEAQLKGRHPIIIPEEVIEETFADVVGVEHAKRVLLESCTIGKGIFVYGPPGTGKTFTVSKMSDLLPPLVVPKFIEFGGAVVQFYDPDFHKATPEQPEDPRWVKIRAPFVLTGAELSLNKLETNYNPDKGVYETSPIIKANGGVLLIDDLGRQRDDHELILNRLIVPMENKKDVIYVRGVPVVVHSHFIPAFSTNLDISIMDEAHLRRAPLHILLSNPPLDELAKVFRKNLNDLEETCSEEAVERFLKVYTPISEGGEGLMPSFAHARDLAQIAQSVRINRKKESIDLDIMEETLGKHILIYLQRINIDVADIEKKVRSYRVKTNDLEAAANALADYGAYTISQEADALLLDVEETITPVQLADYLQKKNINVERVDLITESVRELRKALLQS is encoded by the coding sequence ATGAATTATTATCATGATGATTTAATGGAACAGATATTTGAGATTCTTAAACAACCAAAATGTATTGAAGACCTTAAACTCTCAGAAGGCTTTGTTAAAAATTTAATTTTAAAAATCATATCAAGTTATGGAACTATTAAAACCAGCAGAATGAATGAAATAACCGGAATTCACTGGGACATTTTAGAAAAAAATCTCAGAGATCTGGAAGAAGATGGATTCTGTGCACCTACAGGTGGTGGATTTCTCTTTTCAAGCGTTGAGTATACTGTGACAAAAAAAGGACATGAAAAAGCCAGAAGGGCGCTAGAAGAAAACCCATACATAGGTATGGCACCTGTTTCATACGATGATTATTACAGTATGATGGAGGCTCAATTAAAAGGGCGCCATCCAATAATAATACCTGAAGAAGTCATTGAAGAAACTTTTGCAGATGTTGTAGGTGTAGAACATGCAAAAAGGGTACTGTTAGAATCCTGTACCATCGGCAAAGGTATTTTTGTCTACGGACCTCCAGGAACAGGAAAAACATTTACAGTAAGTAAAATGTCAGACCTTCTCCCCCCACTTGTGGTTCCAAAGTTCATAGAATTTGGTGGAGCAGTAGTCCAATTTTATGACCCAGATTTCCATAAAGCAACCCCCGAACAGCCAGAAGATCCGAGATGGGTCAAAATTCGCGCCCCATTCGTACTTACAGGGGCTGAACTTAGCTTAAACAAACTTGAAACCAACTACAATCCAGATAAAGGTGTCTATGAAACTTCACCAATAATAAAAGCAAATGGAGGAGTACTTCTAATAGACGACCTTGGAAGGCAGCGTGATGACCACGAACTCATTTTAAACAGGCTTATCGTGCCTATGGAAAATAAAAAAGATGTTATTTACGTAAGAGGAGTTCCAGTAGTCGTACACAGTCATTTCATACCTGCTTTTTCCACCAACCTTGATATAAGCATAATGGATGAAGCTCACTTAAGAAGGGCCCCCCTACACATTTTACTTTCAAATCCCCCTCTTGATGAGTTAGCCAAAGTTTTCAGGAAGAATCTAAATGATTTAGAAGAAACATGCAGTGAAGAAGCTGTAGAAAGGTTTCTAAAAGTTTACACTCCTATTTCTGAAGGTGGAGAAGGTTTAATGCCAAGTTTCGCTCATGCAAGAGATTTAGCTCAAATTGCACAATCAGTTCGTATAAACCGGAAAAAAGAGAGCATAGATCTAGATATTATGGAAGAAACACTCGGAAAACATATTCTTATTTACCTTCAAAGAATAAATATAGATGTTGCAGATATTGAGAAAAAAGTACGGTCATATCGTGTGAAAACAAATGATTTAGAAGCTGCAGCTAATGCCCTTGCTGACTATGGTGCATATACAATATCACAGGAAGCAGATGCTCTCCTTTTGGATGTAGAAGAAACTATAACACCCGTACAACTTGCAGATTATCTGCAAAAGAAAAATATTAATGTAGAAAGGGTTGATTTAATTACAGAGTCTGTAAGAGAACTGAGAAAAGCGCTTTTACAAAGCTAA
- a CDS encoding TIGR02253 family HAD-type hydrolase produces MIKAVFFDIDDTLYDTSGFAKLARRAALNVMVDAGLPLSTDEAYKVLREIIDEYGSNYDKHFNVLTKRIFGEEKPLLIALGMITYHNVKFALLRLFPQTTSTLIYLKKQGYDLGVISNGITIKQWEKLIRLDLHHFFDHVITSEEAGAEKPDKHIFECALEKMGCDAGKCVMIGNKFSEDILGAVNVGMSAILVNSELKESEKEYIKEKGIKIDVISHIGELKDIL; encoded by the coding sequence ATGATAAAAGCAGTTTTTTTTGATATTGATGATACTTTATATGATACCTCTGGTTTTGCAAAGCTTGCAAGGAGAGCTGCACTTAACGTAATGGTAGATGCAGGCTTACCTCTTTCAACTGACGAAGCATATAAGGTTTTAAGGGAAATTATTGATGAATACGGCTCAAACTATGATAAACATTTCAATGTATTAACAAAAAGAATTTTTGGAGAAGAAAAACCGCTTCTTATTGCACTTGGAATGATTACTTATCACAATGTTAAATTTGCACTTTTAAGGCTGTTTCCACAGACAACATCCACTTTAATTTACCTGAAGAAGCAAGGTTATGATTTAGGAGTAATATCAAACGGAATTACCATTAAACAGTGGGAAAAATTGATAAGACTTGATTTACATCACTTTTTTGATCATGTCATAACCTCTGAAGAAGCAGGTGCAGAAAAGCCAGATAAACATATTTTTGAATGTGCACTTGAAAAAATGGGATGTGACGCGGGAAAATGTGTCATGATTGGTAACAAGTTCAGTGAAGACATATTAGGTGCTGTAAATGTTGGAATGTCTGCAATACTTGTTAATTCTGAATTAAAAGAGTCTGAAAAGGAATACATTAAAGAAAAGGGCATAAAAATAGATGTAATATCCCATATAGGCGAACTTAAAGATATTCTCTAA